A genomic region of Sciurus carolinensis chromosome 7, mSciCar1.2, whole genome shotgun sequence contains the following coding sequences:
- the Ndufaf4 gene encoding NADH dehydrogenase [ubiquinone] 1 alpha subcomplex assembly factor 4 isoform X2 → MGAWVTRAIRNFNLENRAEREISKLKPSTAPRHPSAKSLLREQMSYDSEIKGEIARKDDRLLSLLKEVYVDSTDPVSSLRVKTAETQQESKEFRLPKGHHFDTLNVKNIPKGKISVVEALTLLNNHKLHPETWTAEKIAQEYQLELKDVNSLLKYFVTFEVRTFPPKDKKAIQSK, encoded by the exons ATGGGGGCTTGGGTGACCCGCGCGATCAGGAATTTCAACCTGGAGAACCGAGCAGAACGGGAAATCAGCAAGCTGAAGCCCTCTACGGCTCCCAGGCACCCTTCCGCTAAGAGCCTCCTGCGAGAGCAGATGAGCT acGACTCAGAAATTAAGGGAGAAATTGCTAGAAAAGATGACAGGCTGCTGTCGTTACTGAAAGAAGTGTATGTTGATTCCACAGATCCCGTTTCTTCCCTGCGG gTGAAAACTGCTGAAACACAGCAAGAATCAAAGGAGTTCAGATTGCCAAAAGGCCATCACTTTGATACATTGAATGTTAAGAACATTCCCAAAGGCAAAATATCTGTTGTAGAAGCATTAACACTTCTGAATAATCATAAACTTCATCCAGAAACATGGACTGCTGAGAAAATAGCTCAAGAATACCAGTTAGAACTGAAAGATGTAAATTCccttctcaagtattttgttacttTTGAAGTCAGAACTTTCCCTCCTAAAGACAAGAAAGCAATACAATCAAAATGA
- the Ndufaf4 gene encoding NADH dehydrogenase [ubiquinone] 1 alpha subcomplex assembly factor 4 isoform X1, whose translation MGAWVTRAIRNFNLENRAEREISKLKPSTAPRHPSAKSLLREQMSCEWYDSEIKGEIARKDDRLLSLLKEVYVDSTDPVSSLRVKTAETQQESKEFRLPKGHHFDTLNVKNIPKGKISVVEALTLLNNHKLHPETWTAEKIAQEYQLELKDVNSLLKYFVTFEVRTFPPKDKKAIQSK comes from the exons ATGGGGGCTTGGGTGACCCGCGCGATCAGGAATTTCAACCTGGAGAACCGAGCAGAACGGGAAATCAGCAAGCTGAAGCCCTCTACGGCTCCCAGGCACCCTTCCGCTAAGAGCCTCCTGCGAGAGCAGATGAGCTGTGAGTGGT acGACTCAGAAATTAAGGGAGAAATTGCTAGAAAAGATGACAGGCTGCTGTCGTTACTGAAAGAAGTGTATGTTGATTCCACAGATCCCGTTTCTTCCCTGCGG gTGAAAACTGCTGAAACACAGCAAGAATCAAAGGAGTTCAGATTGCCAAAAGGCCATCACTTTGATACATTGAATGTTAAGAACATTCCCAAAGGCAAAATATCTGTTGTAGAAGCATTAACACTTCTGAATAATCATAAACTTCATCCAGAAACATGGACTGCTGAGAAAATAGCTCAAGAATACCAGTTAGAACTGAAAGATGTAAATTCccttctcaagtattttgttacttTTGAAGTCAGAACTTTCCCTCCTAAAGACAAGAAAGCAATACAATCAAAATGA